In Bacteroidia bacterium, the sequence TTAAGGCAAAATATACAACACTGACAATCAATTAATTATGCACACTTATTGCACTTTTGTTAATACATGCATAATTGATTTATATTTGCCTAATGAAGTTATGGGTGTGGTTGTGCAACAGGCACAGGCACACGGGTTTGGCTAAAGTGGCGGTTCAGTGCTTCTATGACAGTGTTGTGGTAAACAAACTTTAGTGCATTTAATAAACATTTGTGGTGAAAATCGCCACCTTTGCCAAGCCCGAAACCGTTAGCGGTAATTATAAGACAACAACAGAATACATCAACCATATGACAGAAGATAAACTTGCGGTATTAATTGACGCAGACAATGTTCCTTATTCAAATGTTAAGGAAATGCTTGAGGAAATTGCAAAAAACGGGACACCGACAATTAAAAGAATTTATGCTGATTGGACTAAACCAACTGTTTCGGGCTGGAAAAATGTCCTTTTGGAAAATGCAATCACTCCAATTCAACAATACAGTTATACTAGTGGAAAAAACTCTAGTGACAGTGCTCTAATAATTGATGCAATGGATATTTTGTATTCAGGAAAAGTAAATGGTTTTTGCATTGTTTCTAGTGACAGTGACTTTACACGATTGGCGACAAGACTTAGAGAGGCAGGAATGACAGTTATTGGTTTTGGCGAAAAAAAGACACCCCAACCTTTTATTTCCGCTTGCAATAAATTTATCTATTTAGAAATCTTAAAAATAGTTACGGCTGACACGAAGACGACTACAAAATCAATTGCAAAGCCGAAAAAAGTAGAGCACATCAGTAAGGTAGATACTGAAACAATACGAGTGATTACAGAGAGTGTAAATGATTTGGCTGATGAAACAGGTTGGGCTTTCTTAGGAAGTTTAGGAAACCACATTCTTAAAAAGAAGCCGAATTTCGACCCAAGAAATTATGGATTTCTCAAATTGTATCCATTAATTAAACATATTGACAAATTTGAAATTGACGAAAGAGAAACTGGAGTAAACAACATTAGACATATATATTTAAAACAAAAATAACTACCGCCAACATGGGTAGCTGTTGCACAACTCTCTAAAAAAAGAAAAAAACATCAAAAACGGCTTCATTAGAAGCGATTTAAGCACACTTGTTTTTTTAACTATGCTTTTTAAGTTGGTTTTTTGGGTGGTTTATATAGGAGTTGTGAGCGTTGTGATGTAGTCAATAAAAAAACGAAAGGTGTTTTGCGCAGTTGCCTCTATTTTTTGCATGGCTCGCGCTATGCTGTTGGCTTCGCACAACACGCAATATAGCAAAAAGCGGTGAAGTACTTAATTGGAGATGGTTTAGTCAGTTTGGGCTTCATCTCGGTTTGATAGTGAATCGCTCGCAATCCGCTTCATGCCATATTGCCAACCGTTACAGGCAAGCGTAGAATAACCGTACCAACTCAACATTCACGATAAACAATTTTGCTGTAGCCCAACACCATACCAACACAAAAGGTTTTAAAATTTTTGCCCACGCACGGAAAAAATAATTTTGCCTACACACATTGGCACATTTGGTTTTTTGCCACCGCTCAAAGCCAATTCTAAAAAACCAAAAGAGCCAATTTATCCACCACCGACAAACCAATTCCAACTTTTTTTTAAAATAATTCTTGCAGAATGAAAAAGTTTATTTACTTTTGCGAGTGAATACTAACTAACGCAGTTTGATTTAATTTGAATATGCAAGAATTTACAGACAGACAAATAGAGATAATGGAAGCGGCAACCAACAGAATTTCAAAATTTGGTATTCAGAATTTGACTATAAAGACACTTGCTGAAGATATTGGACTTTCAGAACCTGCATTATACCGCCATTTCAAAAGTAAAAATCAAATTCTTTGGAGTTTATTGGAGTACTTCAAAACAGAAATGGAAAACCGTATTCAATCTATCCCATTTAAGACTTCAACAAGTGAAGCAGATAAATTAAGAGCTATTTTCAACTCTCAATTACAAACTTTCGTTAACAAACCTGCAATTGTCAGTGTTATTTTTGCCGAGAGTATTTTTCATTATGAAGAAAATCTAAGTAATAAAGTTTCTGAAATAATGGATATGATGCAGAACTACGTAAAAAACAACATCAAGCAAGGACAAGAAAGCGGACAATATAACAAATTGATGGGAGCATCTACGCTTACAACAATACTTATAGGAGGAATGAGGATGACTGTTTTAAAATGGAAATTATCGGGGCATAAATCAGACTTAATAAAAGACGGAAAAGCTGTTTTAGAAGGAATTTTAAAAATGATTGAAAAGAAATAAATTAAATAAATTAAATAAATTGAAATGAAAAAAGTAATTGTATTCGGAATGGCCATTATGTTGTTGTGGAGTTGTAATAATGCTACTGAAAAATCAACAATGCATCAGGAAACTGAAAGCCACACAGAACAACATCACGATGAAAATTCAGAAGCTATTGAACTCAACAATGGTGAGAAATGGCTTGTAAACGAAGAAATGAAACCTTTTGTATTAAAAGGAGAAGAATTAGTAAATGAGTATATTCAAGCTAACAAAACGGACTACAAAGAATTAGCGGTACAACTAAAAGACAAAAACAGCCAACTCATAAAAAGCTGTACAATGGACGGAAAGAGCCACGATGAATTGCATAAATGGCTTCATCCGCATCTAGAATTAGTGAAAGAATTAGAAAATGAAACAGATACAACAAAAGCAAATGAAATTGTTTCCAAAATTCAACATTCGTATCAGGTATATCATCAATTTTTTAATTAGTCTAAATACTGATTTAGGTTATAATGAAAAAAGTAAATTTTATCCCACAAAATAACCATTATAAATAAGTAATTTTGTAGTGTGAAAAAGGTAATTGCCATATTCTTTCTCTTTTCTTTTCTGAGTGCCAACACGGTATTCGGGGAAGTATTGAAATTGCCTTTACTTATTCACCACTATATAGAACATACCCAAGAAGATAAGGACAATTCGATTGTAGATTTTTTGGTAAAACATTATGGAAAGGACATCGATCACCACCATAATGACAATCATCACGACCACGATAATCTTCCGTTTAAAACAATTAATGTACATTCTATACAAGTAGTATATTTTCAGCCTTTGTTTATCAAGTTTTCAAGACAAATTGCTGAAAAAGAATTGAAGATACCTATACTTCAACAACAAAATTATTCTAACGCTTACCTCGACAGCATTTGGCAACCGCCACAAATTTCTTAGTTCATTTTAATAGAAAGATAGGCATCGGCAATTAACAAAGAGCAAATAGATGCTCATTGTTGGTAATTGCACATTGCTAATTATCAATTTCCAATTGAATAACTAAGAAATAATAAGAAATGCTAAGTAAAATAATAGAGTTCTCTATAAAGAACAAACTCATCATTGGTCTCTTTGTACTCGGACTGATAGCCTATGGGAGTTATGAGGTAAAAAAACTTCCGATTGATGCAGTACCTGACATCACAAATAATCAGGTACAAGTTATTACAGTAGCTCCTGCTTTGGGTGCTCCTGATGTAGAGCGATTGATTACGTTTCCCATAGAACAAGTAAATAATAATATCCCTGGACTGATTGAATTGCGGAGTTTTTCCCGGTTTGGTTTATCGGTTGTTACTATTGTATTTGATGAAAAAACGGATATTTATTGGGCAAGGCAACAAGTAACCGAACGGCTGCAACAAGCACAGGAACAAATACCTAAAGGTTTTGGAACACCCGTATTGGCACCTGTTACTACCGGATTAGGTGAAATTTATCAATATACGGTTCGTCCCAAAAAAGGCTATGAAAACAAGTACGATGCTATGGAGCTTCGTACTATTCAGGATTGGATTGTACGCAGACAGTTGCTCGGTGTAAAAGGCGTAGCCGAAGTAAGCAGTTTCGGAGGTTTACTGAAACAATATGAAATAGCTGTTGTACCCGAAAAATTAATGGCTTATGGTATCACCATCAACGATGTATTTAATGCCCTTGAAAAAAACAATCAAAATACAGGTGGTTCTTATATTGAAAAAGGTCCAACTATTTTATTTATCCGTAGTGAAGGTTTGGTTGGAACAATGGAAGATATTCAAAATATTGTTGTAAAGAATTTACCTAATGGAATGCCTCTACTCATTCGAGATGTGGGTGAAGTTCGATTAGGTAACGCGCCAAGATACGGAGCTATGACCTACAATGGAGAACAGGAAGTTTCTGGTGCAGTTGTAATGATGCTGAAAGGTGCAAACAGCAACGTGGTCATCAAAGATATTAAAGCACAAATTGAAAAAATTCAAAAATCATTGCCAGAAGGTGTTGTTATTGAACCATTCTTAGACCGAACAAAAATGGTAAAAAACGCCATAAGTACGGTTACTAAAAATCTTTTGGAAGGTGCTTTGATAGTCGTTTTTGTATTGGTTCTGTTTTTAGGAAATATTCGTGCTGGGTTATTGGTAGCATCGGTCATTCCGCTTTCGATGCTGTTTGCAATTATTCTAATGAACACTTTCGGGGTGAGTGGCAATCTAATGAGTTTGGGAGCTTTGGATTTTGGGTTGATTGTGGACGGTGCAGTAATTATTGTAGAAGCAGTAATGCACAAACTCTCGCACAGTAAACTGTTTGCAAAAGTCAATAAATTATCGCAAAAGGAAATGGACAGCGAAGTCAAAACATCGGCTTCCCAAATGATGAATAGTGCAGTTTTTGGGCAAATCATCATTTTGATAGTGTATTTGCCAATTTTCACTTTACAGGGAATTGAGGGCAAGATGTTCAAACCAATGGCACAAACGGTTGCCTTTGCATTATTGGGTGCTTTTCTGCTTTCACTTACTTATATTCCAATGATGAGTTCATTGTTTTTAAGTAAAAAGATTTCACACAAAGAAACTTTATCTGACAAAATGATGAACCGATTGGAGCGGTTTTATCAGCGGTTTTTAGTTAAGGCATTTCGTCATCAAAAAAAGATATTAGCTACAGTTATCGGCTTATTTGTAACAGCTTTGTTTGTTTTATCCACATTAGGCGGAGAGTTCATCCCTTCTCTTCCCGAAGGCGATTTTGCAGTAGAAACAAGAGTTTTGCCAGGAAGTAACCTGAACACATCGGTTGAAGCGGTTTCTAAAGCTTCTAAAATCATTTTAGAAAATTTTCCGGAAGTAGAACAAGTAGTGGGCAAAACAGGAAGTAGTGAAGTTCCTACCGACCCGATGCCAGTGGATGCTTCTGACTTAATGATTATTTTAAAAGACCGAAGCGAATGGACTTCTGCTAAAACTTATCCTGAATTGGAAGCGAAAATGAGCAAAGCATTAGAAGATGTTCCGGGAGTGGCTTTCGGTTTCCAATATCCGGTAGCAATGCGATTTAATGAATTAATGACCGGAGCAAGACAAGATGTAGTATGCAAAATTTACGGAGAAGATTTGGATACTCTGGCTTACTATGCTAGTAAATTAGGGCAATTATCTAACGGAATAAAAGGAACAGAGGCTTTGTATGTTGAAGCTGTAACAGGAATGCCACAAATTGTAATTAAATACAATCGACCTGCAATTGCCCAATACGGTTTAAGTATCAGCGATATTAATCGTGTTGTCAATACGGCTTTTGCAGGAGAAAGCAGCGGAATGGTATTTGAAAATGAGAGAAGATTTGATTTAGTAGTTCGTCTTTCAGGTGATAAAAGAAAAAATTTGGAAGATGTGCAACGGTTGCTGATAGCCACACCACAAGGTACGCAAATACCATTAAGCACTGTAGCAAATGTGGATATTATAGAAGGTCCTAATCAGATACAAAGAGAAAATTCTCAACGCAGAATTATTGTAGGCTTCAATGTTCGAGGCCGTGACATTCAAAGCACAGTAAACGAATTGCAGCAAAAAGTAGAACAACAAATTAAATTACCTTCCGGATATTTTGTAACTTATGGAGGAGCATTTGAAAATTTACAAGCTGCAAAAGATCGGTTGGCTGTTGCTGTACCTATATCCTTAGTTTTGATATTCCTACTGCTTTACTTTGCATTTGGTTCTGTTAAGCAAGGCTTACTCATTTACACTGCCATTCCACTATCTGCAATAGGTGGGATATTCGCTTTGGCTCTTCGTGGCATTCCTTTTAGCGTGAGTGCGGGAATTGGTTTTATTGCTTTATTTGGTGTAGCCGTATTGAATGGAATAGTCTTGATTGCAGAATTTAATCGTTTGAAAAGTGAAGGTTATACCGACTTAAAACGCATTGTGATTATGGGAACAAAAACCCGTTTACGTCCGGTACTAATGACAGCGTTTGTAGCTTCATTAGGTTTCTTGCCAATGGCATTAAGCCACGGAGAAGGTGCAGAAGTGCAAAGACCGTTGGCTACTGTTGTTATCGGTGGTTTACTGCTTGCTACATTTCTAACCTTGTTTGTTCTTCCGATTTTGTACATCATTTTTAATAGAGGTATTTCATTGAAAAATAAATCAATAAAAGGAATATCTGTTTTGATATTGCTATTTATTTCAATCGGAGCTAATGCACAAGATAAAATCACCCTTCAACAAGCTATTGATACCGCTTTAGTCAATAATCTTACCGTTAAAAATGAAAAATTGCGAATAGAGTATCATCAAAAACTCATCAAATCCAATGCGACTATTCCTGCTACAAACATTGGCGGACAATACGGACAAATCAATAGTTTCTATCCTGATTTGAGTTTAGGTATTTCACAAACACTCAGTTTTCCAACTGTTTATTCAAGACAAAAAGATTTGCTGACTGAAGAATGGAAAAGCAGTGTTTTGAATTTAAAAATAAAAGAAACTGAATTAAAAAAATTAGTTACAGAGGCTTATTTCAATCTGCTTTATATTCAACAAAAGAGAAGGTTGTTACTGGAAAATGACAGCTTGTTTTCAGAATTTCTAAGTAAATCCATTCTTCGATTTAAAAAAGGAGAAAGCAATATTTTAGAAAAAACAACAGCCGAAAATCAAAAAGGACAAATTGCACTTCAACTTTCACAATTAGAACAAGATTGGGAAATCCTACAATTGCAGTTTCAGTATCTACTCAACACAACTACAGTTTTTGTTCCTGATGAAAGTGAAATCTTGTTTCAAAATATATCTTCATTGGAAAACGCAGAGTTTATTTCTCATCCTTTAGTTCAGTATTGGAAACAACAACAAAACATCGCTGTTGCCAATACAAAAGTTGAAAAATCAAAACTGTTACCAGACATTACTTTTGGCTATAATATAATGGGAATGAAAGGTATGGGTGCAAACAATGTGGAATACAACAGTAGTCTTCGTTTTCATTCGGCTCAGATTGGTTTGGGTATTCCTATTTTTAGCGGTAGTCAAAAATCAAAAATAAATGCTTCAAAAATAAATGAACAAGTAGCCGCCAATGAATACGAAGTGAATTTGAGAAATCTCGAAACAAATTTTGCACAAGCAATGAAGTACTATCAAAAGTATCAAGATGCTGTTTTATATTTTGAAAATACGGCTTTAAAAAATGCTGAAATACTTAAAACGACCGCTAATCAGCAATTTTTAAATGGTGAAATCAATTATTTAGAATGGGTGTTGCTAATGAACCAAGCGATAAGTATTCAAAGCGATTATATTGAAGCCGTACGAAACAGAAATAATGCCGTAGCAGAAATTAATTATTATCTAAATAAATAGTCTAAAAAATGAAGAACTTAATTATCATCATAAATATATTTTTATTGTTTACCGCTTGTACCAATAAACAAACAAGCGAAGAACAAGTAAATGTACCAACACAAGAAAATGTTGCCAGTCTTACCGATGCACAATATAAAAATGCCGGAATTGAAATTGGTAAAATAGAAATGAAAAATGTTTTTTCTGTTTTAAAATTGAACGGGAAAATTGATGTTCCGCCCCAAAACATAGTGTCTGTCAGTGTGCCGTTGGGTGGTTATCTGAAATCCACAAAATTATTACCCGGTATGCACATTAGCAAAGGAGAAGTAATTGCTGTAATGGAAGATCCTCAATACATTCAATTACAACAAGATTATTTAACTGCCAAAGCCCAATTTGCATACAATGAAAGTGAATATTTGCGTCAAAAAGAACTCAACGAAAGTAAAGCAGTAAGTGATAAAGTATTTGAGCAGACAAGAACAACTTATCAAACACAAAATATATTGATAAAATCATTGGAACAAAAGTTGAAATTAATCGGATTAAATCCAAATACTGTTACTGCCAATACGATTACAAAAAGCATCAACATCTATTCGCCTATCAATGGCTTTGTTTCTGCCGTAAATGTGAATATCGGTAAATATGTAACCCCAAGCGATGTACTGTTTGAGTTAGTCAATCCAAATGACATTCATTTGGCATTAACCGTGTTTGATAAAGATGTAAACAAATTGGCTATCGGACAAAAAGTGATTGCGTTTTCCAACAGTAATCCCGATAAAAAATATGAATGTGAAATCATATTAATCAGCAAAAACCTAAGCAACGACAACGCTACACAGGTACATTGCTACTTTAAAGAATACGACAAAACTTTATTGCCTGGGATGTTTATGAATGCAATAATTGAATTGTCAGGTGGCAATGCAACTGTTTTACCCGATGATGCCATTGTTCGTTTTGAAAATAAAAACTATGTGTTTATCGAAAAAGGAAACAGACAGTTTGAAATGACGGAAGTACAAATCGGCAATGCAGAAAATGGGTTTACAGAAATTATGTCTGCTGAAAAATTAGCCAATAAAAACATCGTTGTTAAAGGTGCATATCATCTTTTGATGGTGTTGAAAAATGCAGATGAAGAATAAAATGGAACAAAAATATTAGTTTGAAAATTTTAAAAATTATAACAATGAAAAATCCAGTAAAATCAATCCTTAAAAAAGTACTTATCTTGCTGATTGTCGCTTTAGCACTACTTCAATTCTACCGTCCGACAAAAAATATTTCTACAGAAGTTTCTGTTAATGCCATAGGACTGCATTATAATGTTCCAGAGCCCGTTGATAAATTGCTAAGAACCAGTTGCTATGATTGTCATTCTAACAATACCGTTTATCCTTGGTATAGCAATGTACAACCAGTAGCTTTATGGTTAGATGACCATATTCGTGATGGGAAAAAACATCTGAATTTTGATGAATTTAACACCTATTCTGCCGAAAGAAAACAGAAAAAATTCAAAGAAATAGCAGAAGAAATTGAAGAGGGCGAAATGCCAATGACTTCCTATACCTTGATACATAAAAATGCTAAACTCAGTACAGCTGATAAAAAGCTTTTGGTGGATTGGACAAAGGAAATGATGAAGAAATAATTAGAATATAGGAGAGTTTAGCTCAAAGCTCTAAAAAAACCTTAATTCATAATTCTTCATTTTTAATTCTTAATTCTATGACATTCAACATCCCTTCTCATCTCACAGGTCTCACTTCTGATGAAGTTTTAGCTTCTCAGAAAAAACACGGCTTCAACAAAATAAATGCCGCTCAAAAAAGTTCTTGGGTTTCGTTACTCTTAGATATTTTAAAAGAGCCGATGTTGCTATTGCTGATTGCCGTGGCAATTATTTACTTGATTGTGGGCGATTATGGTGAAGCTATTTTTATGTTCGGGGCTATTGTTGCCGTTTCAGGAATTTCTTTTTATCAGAATAATCGTAGTAAAAAGGCGTTGGAAGCATTGGAAAAACTCAATGAACCTTTGAGTACAGTCATCCGAAATTCAAAAGTAATCCAAATTCCAACACACGAAATTGCGGTGGGTGATTTGTGTATTATTGAAGAAGGGAAAATGATCAATGCCGATGGAAAAATTGTACACAGCAATGACTTTTCTGTCAATGAAGCATCACTTACGGGCGAAACATTTTCGGTTTTTAAAAGTCAAGAAACGGAGGATAGAAATGTATATAGCGGGACCTTGGTCGTTTCGGGTTTGGCAGTTTTTGAAGTAGAAATAATTGGCGATGAAACGAAATTAGGGAAAATCGGGAAATCCATTCAAGAAATTCAAGAAGAACGCTCTCCTTTGCAAATTCAAATCACAAACTTCGTGAAATGGATGGCTGTCATTGGTATTGTCGTTTTCTTGATGGTTTGGGGATATAGTTTTTGGAAATCCGGAGATTGGATTGAAAGTTTATTGGCAGGGCTAACCTTGGCTATGTCCATTTTACCCGAAGAAATCCCAGTTGCTTTTACCACTTTTATGGCATTGGGAGCTTGGAAATTGATGAAAGAAGGCATTATTATCAAACGAAGTAGCGTAGTAGAAACCTTGGGAAGTACAACCGTGATTTGCACCGATAAAACCGGAACAATTACCGAAAATTCGATGCAGTTAAAAGCACTTTTTGACTATAAAACCAATCAACTTTATGAAGAGGAACAATTGACGAATAATTCACTTTCTGAATTGATACAATTTGCAATGTGGAGCAGTGAACCTGTACCTTTTGACCCGATGGAAAAAACCTTGCACAAAGTGTATGAACAAACGCAAAAAGAGGACAAACGACTCGGTTTTCAAATGATACACGAATATCCGTTGGAAGGCAAACCACCGATGATGACCCACATTTTTGAAAATGAAAATATCGAACGAGTTATTGCTGCCAAAGGTGCTCCCGAAGCGATATTGGCAGTTTCTAATTTATCTGAAAAAGAAAAAGACAAGTTGCGTCAGCGTATCAAAGATTTAGGAAAACAAGGCTATCGTTTATTGGGTGTTGCCAAAGCTCATTTTGAAGGAAATCATTTCCCAAAAAAGCAGCAAGATTTCAACTTTGAATTCTTAGGATTTACTGTGTTTTATGATCCACCCAAACAAGGTATTCAAGAAGTGTTTCAACATATTTACGATGCAGGAATTAAGGTAAAAGTAATCACGGGAGATAATGAAGATACCACCAATGCAATTGCGTTGCAAGCCGGAATTAGAAATGCTTCGCCTGCCGTGAACGGTACAGAAATTGTCAATCACACTGAAGAAGAACTCATTGACCTTTCGAGAAAAACCACTTTGTTTACCCGAATGTTTCCCGAAGCCAAATTAAAAATGGTCAATGCTTTCAAGAAAGACGAAGAAGTGGTAGCGATGTTGGGCGATGGCGTAAATGATGCTCCCGCACTCAAGGCAGCACATATTGGCGTAGCGATGGGAAATAAAGGCACGGAAATAGCCAAAGCAGCGGCTTCTTTGGTGATTATCAATGATGATTTGGATAAATTGGTCGTTGGAATTGCAGCAGGAAGAAGAATTTACGCCAATATCAAAAAAGCAATTCAATACATTATTTCCATTCATATACCGATTATTCTAACAGTCGCTTTGCCTTTGTTTTTGGGATGGATATACCCGCATATTTTCACGCCTGTTCATGTTATCTTCTTGGAGCTAATTATGGGACCTACTTGTTCTATTGTATATGAAAACGAGCCGATGGAAAAAGGAACGATGAGCCAAAAACCACGGAAAATGACCGATACTTTCCTAAATTGGAAAGAATTAAGCATCAGTATCATTCAGGGATTAATGATTACCGCAGGGGTGTTATTTGCTTATCAATTGACCGTTCAGCAAGGCGGAGATGAAGAAACCACGAGAGCGATGGTTTTTACCACTTTAATTTTTGCCAACATCTTATTGAGCCTAACCAATCGCTCTTTTACCTACAGTATTTTAGAAACCTCTAAAAACAAAAACAAACTCTTCCCTATCGTTATCGGTGCAACTTTAGTTTTTCTTTTTGCAATATTGTATGTGCCTATATTTGCTCAGTTTTTCCATTTGGATAGCTTGAATATAAACGAATTAGGCACTTCGTTTTTGATTGCTAGCGTGTCTGTTTTGTGGTTTGAAGGGTATAAATGGTTGAAGAGGAGAAAATAATTTTTTCAAAAAAATACTGCACTATTAAAAAGTTTATTTACTTTTGCGAGTGAACACTAACTAACATTAAATAAACTAAAAGTGAACAGTATGGCAACATTTGATAAAAAGAAGATTTTCAATCTGGAATTAGCAATCGAATACTCCGATGGTGGCGTAATCAGCAAACAAGTAACTAAAAGTAAAGCGGGAAACATCACGCTGTTTTCTTTCGATAAAGGAGAAGGGCTTTCAGAACATACAACTCCTTTTGATGCCGTTGTGCAGTTATTAGATGGCGAAGCTGAAATCACAATTGGAGGTGAAGTTTTTAACTTAGTGAAAGGCAATTCTATTATTATGCCAGCCAATGTGCCTCATTCTCTTATGGCAACCGAGCGTTTTAAAATGCTGCTGACGATGATTAAAGGCGAATAACTATTAATATGCTGTAAAAATGAACGGAAAATACAATATCGCAATCGGTTTTATCACTATGGGAACATTTATGCTCTATGGTTTTCTACTAATTTACCTCAGAGATTTTGCACCCAATGCCGAGGAATGGGCAAATTCGTATAGCAACGGTAAGCATTTTGAAGCACGATTGGCACACGTACACGGTAATTTATTTGCCTTTCTAAATATCGTCATCGGCTTTTTGCTTTTGCATTTCAAAGAGAATATACACTATTCAAAAGCCATTTCTTGGTTGGCTATAATCGGGTTGCTGATGCCAATAGGTATTTGGGCAGAATTGTATTTGGGCTTACCTCCGATTTTTGTTTTGATTGGTGCACTATCTATGACAGCTTCTGTTTTTATTGCCGGGTTTAGCTTTTTTAAATTTAAAAATGAAATCAAAAAACAACATTGATAAATGAAAGCACTTAGAATAATACAGACTGTTTTGTTAAGTTTCTTTGGCTTATTAACCGTATTTATGGCTTCGTCTGTCATTTTTGATTTATTCGGTATTCGGGAAAAAGAAGGTAACTATGTCTTGTTTATCGTTTACACCAATTTGATATGTGGTATTCTGTATTTGTTGGCTGCTTATACCACTTGGACAGAACCAAAATTGAGTTTTAAAACCTTACTCGTTTCATTGTCCCTACTGATTATCGCATTTGTTGCATTTCAATTTTATATACACAATGGCGGAATACACGAAGAAAAAACGGTAAAAGCGATGCTATTCAGAATTGTATTTACTGCGATAATGGCCGGTGTTGGTTGGCTGAATTTAAAAAAGAGAAATTTAATTAAAGAAAAGTAAAACAAAAAAATTTATCTAATTATGTTAGCGAATACTCACAAACTCATTTTCATCTCAATACTTTTTATTGGGTGGAATACCGTTCAGGCACAAGAGGTCTGGACACTAAAGCAATGTATTGACACGGCACAAGTGTATAATAAAAACTTGCAAATTAATCGTAACAACATCAGCATTAGCAAACAAAGAGAAAGGGAAGCAAAAGCCAACCTAATCCCGAAAATCACTGCCAATGCAGATTACAAGTATTTTATGGA encodes:
- a CDS encoding cupin domain-containing protein, with product MATFDKKKIFNLELAIEYSDGGVISKQVTKSKAGNITLFSFDKGEGLSEHTTPFDAVVQLLDGEAEITIGGEVFNLVKGNSIIMPANVPHSLMATERFKMLLTMIKGE
- a CDS encoding cation-translocating P-type ATPase: MTFNIPSHLTGLTSDEVLASQKKHGFNKINAAQKSSWVSLLLDILKEPMLLLLIAVAIIYLIVGDYGEAIFMFGAIVAVSGISFYQNNRSKKALEALEKLNEPLSTVIRNSKVIQIPTHEIAVGDLCIIEEGKMINADGKIVHSNDFSVNEASLTGETFSVFKSQETEDRNVYSGTLVVSGLAVFEVEIIGDETKLGKIGKSIQEIQEERSPLQIQITNFVKWMAVIGIVVFLMVWGYSFWKSGDWIESLLAGLTLAMSILPEEIPVAFTTFMALGAWKLMKEGIIIKRSSVVETLGSTTVICTDKTGTITENSMQLKALFDYKTNQLYEEEQLTNNSLSELIQFAMWSSEPVPFDPMEKTLHKVYEQTQKEDKRLGFQMIHEYPLEGKPPMMTHIFENENIERVIAAKGAPEAILAVSNLSEKEKDKLRQRIKDLGKQGYRLLGVAKAHFEGNHFPKKQQDFNFEFLGFTVFYDPPKQGIQEVFQHIYDAGIKVKVITGDNEDTTNAIALQAGIRNASPAVNGTEIVNHTEEELIDLSRKTTLFTRMFPEAKLKMVNAFKKDEEVVAMLGDGVNDAPALKAAHIGVAMGNKGTEIAKAAASLVIINDDLDKLVVGIAAGRRIYANIKKAIQYIISIHIPIILTVALPLFLGWIYPHIFTPVHVIFLELIMGPTCSIVYENEPMEKGTMSQKPRKMTDTFLNWKELSISIIQGLMITAGVLFAYQLTVQQGGDEETTRAMVFTTLIFANILLSLTNRSFTYSILETSKNKNKLFPIVIGATLVFLFAILYVPIFAQFFHLDSLNINELGTSFLIASVSVLWFEGYKWLKRRK